The Carboxydocella sporoproducens DSM 16521 DNA segment TACCTCAGGCATACTACCCGCCAGCTTCACTGTTCCATTTGTTTGGCCAAAAAGCCCGCTGCAGTCTCAGCCAGCTTTAGTTCCAGTTCTCCCATCCTGACATTGGGGTCTTTAGAGAGAATCAACACTGCGCCGATCTGGTCCCCTTCAGCTATAATGGGTGCTATTACTTCCGCTGTAAACTTGCAGGTGTCATCTTCATCATCCACAGGACAACCCAGGCAATGGGGATGTTCACCCGGGTTATTGATAATAACCGCTTTCCTTTCTTCCATCGCCTTTTCCACTGCGGGACCGATGGGTTTATTCATAAACTCTTTCTTAGAGCCTCCAGCTACGGCAATGACATTGTCCCGGTCAGTAATGCAACAGATATGGCCGACTGCTTCATGCAGAGATTCGGCATACTCCCGGGCGAAATCACCCAGTTCCCCAATGGGGGAATATTTTTTCAGGATCACTTCTCCATCCCGATCGACAAAAATCTCCAGCGGATCGCCTTCCCTGATCCTTAAAGTGCGGCGGATTTCCTTCGGTATTACCACCCGTCCCAGGTCATCAATCCGACGAACTATTCCTGTTGCTTTCATGACAATTCCCTTCCCTCCTTTATACCAACTGACAATTTTTTTGTCACTGTTAGTATTTATCGGCGGGAAGGGAATTATGCTACCAAAATTGTCAGACTTCTTATGCTCGCCCGATTATAGGCTTCGTATTACTGCGTCAGCTGTCGCTGCGGCATCCTCGACGTACTTCCAGTACGCCTCCGGCGCCTTGTTATACTCGCTTCTAAACTGCCTACCCTAGCATTCCAATTCTTTGCATCTCGAAGCTCGTACCTCGAACTTCGAACTTCGTTATTGCGCCGGTTTAGCAGGCTGGGGTGCGCTGCTGCTACCACCGGAAGTACTGGGATGGCCCGGAGGTAACTGGCTACCGTTGCTGGGAGCAGGGGCCGGGGATGCGGCCAGCTCCTTGTCCTTAATCTCGATTTTGGCCTTGCTCTTCAACTCAGCAGTATATTTGGCGAAAGCTTCCTGTTTCTTTTGCATGGGCAATTGCAGGGCCAGTTCCCCTTTAACTTCTTCAAAAGTCCGTTCTTTAGCAGGGATGCGTTCTTCTACCTTAATAATATGATAACCATACTGGGTCTTTACCGGTTCCTTGGTAAAGCTGCCCGGTTTCAGAGAGAAAGCCGCATCTTCAAATTCCTGAACCATCTGACCACGGCTAAAGGTGTATTCGCCACCATTGTCTTTAGAGCCTGGGTCTTCAGACTTTTCTTTAGCCAGTTTGGCAAAGTCAGCACCTTTCTCCAGTTCCTTGATCAGGTCCTGGGCCATTTTCTTGGCCTGTTCCTCAGTCCGGCCTACTTTTTCCTGCTGGGTATCAAATTTGATCAGGATATGACGGGCTCGTACCTGTTCCGGTTGCTTGAACTGTTCCTTGTTTTCTTCATAATATTTCTTGATTTCCTCATCAGTTACCTTGATGTTAGCAGTTACCTTGTTATACAGAGCATCCAGAGCCAGGTTTTGTTTAGTCCACTCCGCAAATTCCTTTTCATCCATGTTATAATTCTTCAGGGCTTCCAGGAATTTTTCTTTGGATTCAAATTTCTTGATGGTCTCTTCTACCCGTTTCTGCACATCGGCATCAGAAGGCAGTACCCCTTGTTTTTTGGCTTCCTGCAACAGGATAGTTTCTTCGATCATGCCATCTAATACCTGCTTCTGGATCGCCTTTAACATAGCTTTACCCTGTTCGGTGTCAAAATTAGCTCCATTTTGCTTGTATACCGCTTTCATTTTTTCCAGGCGGCGTTCAAACTGTTCCTTGGTGATATCCTCCCCATTAACCGTAGC contains these protein-coding regions:
- the spoVT gene encoding stage V sporulation protein T, giving the protein MKATGIVRRIDDLGRVVIPKEIRRTLRIREGDPLEIFVDRDGEVILKKYSPIGELGDFAREYAESLHEAVGHICCITDRDNVIAVAGGSKKEFMNKPIGPAVEKAMEERKAVIINNPGEHPHCLGCPVDDEDDTCKFTAEVIAPIIAEGDQIGAVLILSKDPNVRMGELELKLAETAAGFLAKQMEQ
- a CDS encoding peptidylprolyl isomerase — encoded protein: MYKLKKLVASVLTAAMLALVAGCGSNAVATVNGEDITKEQFERRLEKMKAVYKQNGANFDTEQGKAMLKAIQKQVLDGMIEETILLQEAKKQGVLPSDADVQKRVEETIKKFESKEKFLEALKNYNMDEKEFAEWTKQNLALDALYNKVTANIKVTDEEIKKYYEENKEQFKQPEQVRARHILIKFDTQQEKVGRTEEQAKKMAQDLIKELEKGADFAKLAKEKSEDPGSKDNGGEYTFSRGQMVQEFEDAAFSLKPGSFTKEPVKTQYGYHIIKVEERIPAKERTFEEVKGELALQLPMQKKQEAFAKYTAELKSKAKIEIKDKELAASPAPAPSNGSQLPPGHPSTSGGSSSAPQPAKPAQ